A region from the Lysobacter sp. BMK333-48F3 genome encodes:
- a CDS encoding RDD family protein, giving the protein MLDTYRQVVTPEGVALHLRAAGPVPRALAWLIDLAARAVIYAALFRALVGLFGEAGYAVLALAVFVMTWFYQVLFEVLMQGRTPGKWALGLRVVAADGAPVGWMASFTRNLLRVVDALPVGYAAGLVACLFDPWGRRLGDMVAGTLVVHAPRHTPQTAALVVAPLAPPAPLLPHEQAALVAFAERAPRLTLARQIELAELVEPLTRSRGDAAVDRVYAIANWLLGRR; this is encoded by the coding sequence ATGCTCGACACCTACCGCCAGGTGGTGACGCCCGAAGGCGTGGCGCTGCACCTGCGCGCCGCCGGGCCGGTGCCGCGTGCGCTGGCCTGGCTGATCGACCTGGCCGCGCGCGCGGTCATCTACGCCGCCCTGTTCCGCGCCCTGGTCGGGCTGTTCGGCGAAGCCGGCTATGCGGTGCTGGCGCTGGCGGTGTTCGTGATGACCTGGTTCTACCAGGTGCTGTTCGAAGTGCTGATGCAGGGCCGCACGCCGGGCAAGTGGGCGCTGGGCCTGCGCGTGGTCGCCGCCGACGGCGCGCCGGTCGGCTGGATGGCCTCGTTCACCCGCAATCTGCTGCGGGTGGTGGACGCGCTGCCGGTCGGCTACGCCGCCGGCCTGGTCGCCTGCCTGTTCGATCCCTGGGGCCGCCGGCTCGGCGACATGGTCGCCGGCACCCTGGTGGTGCACGCGCCGCGGCATACGCCGCAGACCGCGGCGCTGGTGGTCGCGCCGCTGGCGCCGCCGGCGCCGCTGTTGCCGCACGAACAGGCGGCCTTGGTCGCGTTCGCCGAACGCGCGCCGCGCCTGACCCTGGCGCGGCAGATCGAACTGGCCGAACTGGTCGAGCCGCTGACCCGCAGCCGCGGCGACGCCGCGGTCGACCGCGTCTACGCGATCGCCAACTGGTTGCTGGGGCGGCGATGA
- a CDS encoding RDD family protein: MEEPQNPYAAPSALPAQDQDHSVRADRGMRLLARLIDGGLYLLCMTPLFVAVAIDPNSEQPSPLQMGIMSLGLLFALALFAYNLMLLAQSGQTLGKRWLKIKIVRLDGSPASLGRILGLRMIVMGLIESVPCLGVLFSLANALWIFGEESRCLHDLLADTKVIDA; the protein is encoded by the coding sequence ATGGAAGAACCGCAGAATCCGTACGCCGCACCGTCGGCGTTGCCGGCGCAGGACCAAGACCACAGCGTGCGCGCCGATCGCGGCATGCGCCTGCTCGCGCGCCTGATCGACGGCGGCCTGTACTTGCTGTGCATGACGCCGCTGTTCGTCGCGGTGGCGATCGACCCCAACAGCGAGCAGCCCTCGCCGCTGCAGATGGGGATCATGAGCCTGGGCCTGCTGTTCGCCCTGGCCCTGTTCGCCTACAACCTGATGCTGCTGGCGCAGAGCGGGCAGACCCTGGGCAAGCGCTGGCTGAAGATCAAGATCGTCCGTCTCGACGGCAGTCCGGCTTCGCTGGGCCGCATCCTCGGCCTGCGCATGATCGTGATGGGGCTGATCGAATCGGTGCCCTGCCTGGGCGTGCTGTTCAGCCTGGCCAACGCGCTGTGGATCTTCGGCGAGGAAAGCCGCTGCCTGCACGACCTGCTCGCCGACACCAAGGTGATCGACGCCTGA
- a CDS encoding gamma carbonic anhydrase family protein, with the protein MSLRPYLDAFPNLGERVYVDPAATVIGAVDLGDDVSIWPGCVVRGDVNSISIGARTNVQDGTIVHVTHEGPFTRPGGLPTVIGNDVTIGHAAIIHACTIEEFALIGMGAKILDGARVSRFGFVGAGAVIAPGKTVGEGELWLGNPARCVRKLSEREIEQLRYSAQHYVRLKDRYLGMLSG; encoded by the coding sequence ATGAGCCTGCGCCCCTACCTCGACGCTTTCCCCAACCTCGGCGAGCGCGTCTACGTCGATCCCGCCGCGACCGTGATCGGCGCGGTCGACCTCGGCGACGACGTGTCGATCTGGCCCGGTTGCGTGGTGCGCGGCGACGTCAATTCGATCTCGATCGGCGCCCGCACCAACGTCCAGGACGGCACCATCGTCCACGTCACCCACGAAGGGCCGTTCACCCGCCCGGGCGGCCTGCCGACCGTGATCGGCAACGACGTCACCATCGGCCACGCCGCGATCATCCACGCCTGCACCATCGAGGAATTCGCCCTGATCGGCATGGGCGCCAAGATCCTCGACGGCGCGCGCGTGTCGCGCTTCGGCTTCGTCGGCGCGGGCGCGGTGATCGCGCCGGGCAAGACGGTCGGCGAAGGCGAGCTGTGGCTGGGCAATCCGGCGCGCTGCGTGCGCAAGCTCAGCGAGCGCGAAATCGAACAATTGCGTTACAGCGCGCAGCACTATGTGCGCCTCAAGGACCGTTACCTGGGCATGCTCTCGGGCTAG
- a CDS encoding coniferyl aldehyde dehydrogenase: MDIPADTPIADLAATRERLRTAWQARKPDYAQRRADLIRLRDAFRARSAEMDAAIRADFGHRSSHENLLSEAMIVLAEIDHALAHLRRWMKPRRAAVGWRFWPARAEIRPEPVGVVGILSPWNYPVNLALVPLASAIAAGNHVYLKPSEHTPRTSLFLRDLLADVFPEDRVAVALGGAELGAAFSALPFDHLLFTGSTAVGRKVMAAAAPNLTPVTLELGGKAPALVCPDYPIERAAARIASGKWFNAGQTCIGVDYVLVDAARRDELVQALLAQLRARYGDLGASRDYTRIINASQYARLASYLDDARQRGLQVIEPFADPAAQAQRQAERLFPPALVVEPDPQAQVMQHEIFGPILPVISYRSLDEAIARINALDRPLALYPFGHDRAQIDKILAQTLAGGVTVNDTLLHFGAHDLPFGGIGPSGIGAIHGRNGFDTFSKLLPVFHQRRLAASDLLKPPYRGKIDAMIRWLAK, from the coding sequence ATGGACATCCCCGCCGACACGCCCATCGCCGACCTGGCCGCGACCCGCGAACGCCTGCGCACCGCCTGGCAGGCGCGCAAGCCGGACTACGCCCAGCGCCGCGCCGACCTGATCCGCCTGCGCGACGCCTTCCGCGCCCGCAGCGCGGAGATGGACGCGGCGATCCGCGCCGACTTCGGCCATCGCTCCAGCCACGAGAACCTGCTCTCGGAAGCGATGATCGTGCTGGCCGAGATCGACCACGCCCTGGCCCACCTGCGCCGCTGGATGAAGCCGCGCCGGGCCGCGGTCGGCTGGCGCTTCTGGCCGGCGCGGGCCGAGATCCGTCCCGAACCGGTCGGCGTGGTCGGCATCCTGTCGCCGTGGAATTACCCGGTGAACCTGGCCCTGGTGCCGCTGGCCTCGGCGATCGCCGCCGGCAACCACGTCTATCTGAAACCGTCCGAGCACACCCCGCGCACCTCGCTGTTCCTGCGCGACCTGCTCGCCGACGTGTTTCCCGAAGACCGGGTCGCGGTCGCGCTGGGCGGCGCCGAGCTCGGTGCGGCGTTCTCGGCCCTGCCGTTCGACCATCTGCTGTTCACCGGCTCGACCGCGGTCGGGCGCAAGGTCATGGCCGCCGCGGCGCCGAACCTGACCCCGGTGACGCTGGAACTGGGCGGCAAGGCGCCGGCGCTGGTCTGCCCGGACTACCCGATCGAGCGCGCCGCCGCGCGCATCGCCAGCGGCAAGTGGTTCAACGCCGGCCAGACCTGCATCGGCGTGGACTACGTGCTGGTCGACGCGGCGCGCCGCGACGAACTGGTCCAGGCGCTGCTGGCGCAGTTGCGCGCCCGCTACGGCGACCTCGGCGCCAGCCGCGACTACACCCGGATCATCAACGCCAGCCAGTACGCGCGCTTGGCGTCCTACCTCGACGACGCGCGCCAGCGCGGGCTGCAGGTGATCGAGCCCTTCGCCGATCCGGCGGCGCAGGCGCAGCGCCAGGCCGAGCGGCTGTTCCCGCCGGCGCTGGTGGTCGAACCCGACCCGCAGGCGCAGGTGATGCAGCACGAGATCTTCGGCCCGATCCTGCCGGTGATTTCCTACCGCAGCCTGGACGAGGCGATCGCGCGGATCAACGCGCTCGACCGGCCGCTAGCGCTGTATCCGTTCGGCCACGACCGCGCCCAGATCGACAAGATCCTGGCCCAGACCCTGGCCGGCGGCGTCACCGTCAACGACACCCTGCTGCATTTCGGCGCCCACGACCTGCCGTTCGGCGGCATCGGCCCGAGCGGCATCGGCGCCATCCACGGCCGCAACGGCTTCGACACCTTCAGCAAGCTGCTGCCGGTGTTCCACCAGCGCCGGCTCGCCGCCAGCGACCTGCTCAAGCCGCCGTACCGCGGCAAGATCGACGCGATGATCCGCTGGTTGGCGAAGTAG
- a CDS encoding SMI1/KNR4 family protein, with amino-acid sequence MLREVRFNNAGPATTQHDIDALKASLGGIALPTQYEQYLLRFNGATPVVVPDDVPKSQLLRVWWPVDTSADTSDHVGFLGNLYRVDDGSNNGLSLLQTFRDIGHHFPPQTLAFADNGGGSRFLFDLRPDRFGQVLFWSYLARDGGDMFAVNPYHNVGWVADDFVDFINRIEVEPDDWDDWEAALSPDSDSHWTPR; translated from the coding sequence ATGCTGAGAGAAGTGCGCTTCAACAATGCGGGGCCCGCCACGACCCAGCACGACATCGATGCCCTGAAGGCTTCGCTGGGCGGCATCGCCCTGCCCACGCAGTACGAGCAGTATCTTCTCCGTTTCAACGGCGCAACGCCGGTGGTCGTGCCGGACGACGTGCCCAAATCGCAGCTGCTGCGCGTGTGGTGGCCGGTGGACACTTCCGCCGACACATCCGATCACGTCGGATTCCTCGGCAATCTCTACCGGGTGGATGACGGTTCGAACAATGGGCTGAGTCTGCTGCAGACGTTCAGGGACATCGGCCATCATTTTCCGCCGCAGACGCTGGCTTTCGCGGACAACGGCGGAGGGTCGCGCTTCCTCTTCGACCTCCGGCCCGATCGTTTCGGCCAAGTGCTGTTCTGGAGCTATCTGGCCCGGGACGGCGGCGACATGTTCGCGGTCAACCCGTATCACAACGTCGGTTGGGTCGCAGATGACTTCGTCGACTTCATCAACCGTATCGAGGTTGAGCCTGACGACTGGGACGACTGGGAAGCCGCGCTCTCTCCCGACAGCGACAGCCACTGGACGCCACGATAG
- a CDS encoding glycoside hydrolase family 16 protein: MEVWKHTQWVRPIAAMTILALPVLGSVAHAGELRERILSDAGSYVPAGYSVVFNDEFNDTQLNREKWATRYIYANGTLDRLTSEAQVYRDNANHLMYDGMLSLTARRVGAGYESGMIRSRWEFKPSSSTSYYLEARVRMPDGKGVFPAFWLNSGYSPTGKLYWGPEIDIFEFVVDGVEENPSSRPKNMVHSGAVTHAGRIPSALTYAHPNYQRAWNLFWAPSDLTADFHTYGLLWTETGIAFYVDGVRTNARTYRWIYDNDGKPAGPAHILLNLAIGGDWAGRHGIDDNAFPQALDIDWVRVYRKTASP, from the coding sequence ATGGAAGTCTGGAAGCATACCCAATGGGTGCGGCCGATCGCCGCGATGACGATCCTCGCGTTGCCGGTGCTCGGTTCCGTCGCCCACGCGGGCGAATTGCGAGAGCGAATCCTGAGCGACGCGGGCAGCTACGTTCCCGCTGGATACTCGGTGGTATTCAACGATGAATTCAACGACACCCAGTTGAATCGGGAAAAGTGGGCGACCCGTTACATCTACGCCAATGGTACGCTCGACCGGCTGACCAGCGAGGCCCAGGTCTATCGGGACAATGCGAACCATCTGATGTACGACGGGATGCTGAGCCTCACCGCGCGCCGGGTCGGTGCCGGCTATGAATCGGGCATGATCCGGTCGCGCTGGGAATTCAAGCCCTCTTCGAGCACCAGCTATTACCTGGAAGCTCGGGTGCGCATGCCGGACGGAAAAGGGGTATTCCCTGCGTTCTGGTTGAACTCGGGCTACTCGCCGACCGGCAAGCTGTATTGGGGGCCGGAGATCGACATCTTCGAGTTCGTCGTCGACGGTGTCGAAGAGAACCCGTCGTCGCGGCCTAAGAACATGGTGCACAGCGGCGCCGTCACCCATGCCGGGCGGATCCCGAGCGCGCTCACCTATGCCCATCCGAATTACCAGCGCGCATGGAATCTGTTCTGGGCCCCGTCCGACCTGACCGCGGATTTCCACACCTATGGCCTGCTGTGGACGGAGACCGGCATTGCGTTCTACGTCGACGGTGTGCGGACCAACGCGCGCACTTACCGCTGGATCTACGATAACGACGGCAAGCCTGCGGGGCCGGCGCATATCCTGCTGAATCTGGCCATCGGAGGCGATTGGGCCGGCCGCCACGGTATCGACGACAATGCGTTCCCGCAAGCGCTGGATATCGATTGGGTGCGTGTGTACAGGAAGACGGCGTCGCCTTGA
- a CDS encoding WD40 repeat domain-containing protein: protein MAWASLGTAAQTPAADGQAISRAIEPAAAATLADTLSPKVRISGGAWVVAGQSHSLTGWVSDDVAVSKVVWHNTRTGVVGTATLSGAGTVASWTIGKIPVVAGANLIYVAAFDAAGNKTRIETTITANATTSDGTVGPCAGFYPAGFQLAQGKLVQPWATTPQPQRGIATRGYNYGTCQMRLTDRAADGLPGYARNDYSRKQPFNADDSAQLIAAGDGSWHLYEPATGRYIRSLSYLPGGDGLAGDAEPQWDPLNRDLLYYMNSEGVGMLLRKIDVKTGVRSVQANFAARLKARWPAAASASTAAEGSPSADGRYWCLMVKNSAGSRLGIFTWDKTEDRILGMADHTGHIDNVSMSPSGNYCVVNVPYVGTTVWPRDLSSSRQITNDGQHSDMAIDKNGDDVYVSNYLRISDPVLKDGDVYMYNLRTGQKTTLFSSYLNGTTTAMHFSGRAFAKPGWVVMGTQAEGCARTSCSQQWAHRKIMVVELAANPRIYNIADTRVSYVDYDSAPVPAVNRSLTKIAWNSNWGRSAASTETYNVQIPSYAIPER, encoded by the coding sequence ATGGCGTGGGCTTCCCTCGGTACCGCCGCCCAAACCCCGGCCGCAGACGGACAGGCGATCAGTCGCGCTATCGAGCCGGCCGCGGCCGCAACGCTCGCCGATACGCTGTCGCCCAAGGTCCGCATCAGCGGCGGCGCATGGGTCGTCGCCGGCCAGAGTCACTCGCTGACCGGCTGGGTCAGCGACGATGTCGCGGTGTCCAAGGTGGTGTGGCACAACACCCGCACCGGGGTGGTCGGCACCGCCACGCTCAGCGGCGCCGGCACGGTCGCGTCGTGGACGATCGGCAAGATTCCGGTGGTCGCCGGCGCCAACCTGATCTACGTGGCGGCATTCGACGCGGCCGGCAACAAGACCCGCATAGAAACCACGATCACCGCCAACGCCACCACCTCCGACGGCACCGTCGGTCCCTGCGCCGGGTTCTATCCGGCCGGCTTCCAGTTGGCGCAAGGCAAGCTCGTGCAACCTTGGGCGACCACACCCCAGCCGCAGCGCGGCATCGCCACCCGCGGCTACAACTACGGCACCTGCCAGATGCGGCTGACCGACCGCGCGGCCGACGGCCTGCCCGGCTATGCGCGCAACGACTACTCGCGCAAGCAACCGTTCAACGCCGACGACAGCGCGCAGCTGATCGCCGCCGGCGACGGTTCCTGGCACTTGTACGAGCCGGCGACCGGCCGCTACATCCGGTCGCTGTCCTACCTGCCCGGCGGCGACGGGCTGGCGGGCGACGCCGAGCCGCAGTGGGACCCGCTCAACCGTGACCTGCTGTACTACATGAACTCCGAAGGCGTCGGCATGTTGCTGCGCAAGATCGACGTGAAGACCGGCGTGCGCTCGGTGCAGGCGAACTTCGCCGCTCGCCTGAAGGCGCGCTGGCCGGCCGCGGCTTCGGCATCGACGGCCGCCGAAGGCTCGCCGTCGGCCGACGGCCGGTACTGGTGCTTGATGGTGAAGAACAGCGCCGGCTCGCGCCTGGGCATCTTCACCTGGGACAAGACCGAAGACCGCATCCTCGGCATGGCCGATCACACCGGACACATCGACAACGTCAGCATGAGTCCGAGCGGGAACTACTGCGTGGTCAACGTGCCTTACGTCGGGACTACGGTATGGCCGCGCGACCTGAGCAGCTCGCGGCAGATCACCAACGACGGACAGCACTCCGACATGGCGATCGACAAGAACGGCGACGACGTCTACGTCAGCAACTACCTGCGCATCAGCGATCCGGTGCTGAAGGACGGCGACGTCTACATGTACAACCTGCGCACCGGGCAAAAGACGACGCTGTTCTCCTCGTACTTGAATGGAACCACCACGGCCATGCACTTTTCCGGCCGTGCCTTCGCCAAGCCGGGCTGGGTGGTGATGGGTACCCAGGCCGAAGGCTGCGCCCGCACCAGCTGCAGCCAGCAGTGGGCGCATCGCAAGATCATGGTGGTGGAACTGGCGGCCAATCCCCGGATCTACAACATCGCCGACACCCGGGTAAGTTACGTCGACTACGACAGCGCACCGGTGCCGGCGGTGAACCGCTCGCTGACCAAGATCGCGTGGAACTCCAACTGGGGTCGGTCGGCCGCCTCCACGGAAACCTATAACGTGCAGATTCCCAGCTACGCCATTCCAGAAAGGTGA
- the xth gene encoding exodeoxyribonuclease III translates to MKIVSWNVNSLNVRLPHLQQWLAGFAPDIVALQETKLEDNRFPDTVLAEAGYRSVFAGQKTYNGVAILSRETAQDVQVGIPGFEDEQKRVIAATVGGLRIVNLYVVNGQDVGTEKYAYKLRWLDAVHAWLEQELARHPDTIVLGDFNIAPEARDTHDPAVWNDDHILTSTAERDALRRLLALGLHDGYRLHNQDEGQFSWWDYRQAGFRRNLGLRIDLNLVSESLRARCVASGIDREPRTWDRPSDHAPAWVALA, encoded by the coding sequence ATGAAAATCGTCAGCTGGAACGTCAACTCGCTCAACGTGCGCCTGCCGCACCTGCAACAGTGGCTGGCCGGGTTCGCGCCCGACATCGTCGCGCTGCAGGAAACCAAGCTCGAAGACAACCGCTTCCCCGACACCGTCCTGGCCGAAGCCGGCTACCGCAGCGTGTTCGCCGGGCAGAAGACCTACAACGGCGTGGCGATCCTCTCGCGCGAAACCGCGCAGGACGTGCAGGTCGGCATTCCCGGTTTCGAGGACGAGCAGAAGCGGGTCATCGCCGCCACCGTCGGCGGCCTGCGCATCGTCAACCTGTACGTGGTCAACGGCCAGGACGTGGGCACCGAGAAGTACGCCTACAAGCTGCGCTGGCTCGACGCCGTGCACGCCTGGCTGGAGCAGGAACTGGCGCGCCACCCGGACACCATCGTGCTTGGCGACTTCAACATCGCCCCGGAAGCGCGCGACACCCACGATCCGGCGGTGTGGAACGACGACCACATCCTGACCTCGACCGCCGAGCGCGACGCGCTGCGCCGCCTGCTCGCGCTCGGCCTGCACGACGGCTACCGCCTGCACAACCAGGACGAAGGCCAGTTCTCGTGGTGGGACTACCGCCAGGCCGGCTTCCGCCGCAACCTCGGCCTGCGCATCGACCTCAACCTGGTCTCCGAATCCCTGCGCGCCCGCTGCGTCGCCTCCGGCATCGACCGCGAACCGCGCACCTGGGACCGCCCCAGCGATCACGCGCCGGCGTGGGTGGCTTTGGCTTGA
- a CDS encoding GlsB/YeaQ/YmgE family stress response membrane protein codes for MLGIIIWLVVGGVIGWIASMIMRTDGQQGIFLNIIVGIVGAFLGGWLGGVLGIGSGTINSGAFSLSGLLLSLVGAVVLLAIVNLFRRGRVR; via the coding sequence ATGCTCGGTATCATCATTTGGCTGGTCGTAGGCGGTGTCATCGGCTGGATCGCCAGCATGATCATGAGGACCGACGGTCAGCAGGGAATTTTCCTCAACATCATCGTCGGCATCGTCGGCGCGTTCCTCGGCGGTTGGCTGGGCGGCGTGCTCGGCATCGGTTCGGGCACCATCAACAGCGGCGCTTTCAGCCTCAGCGGCCTGCTGCTGTCGCTGGTCGGCGCGGTGGTGCTGCTGGCCATCGTCAATCTGTTCCGCCGCGGTCGCGTACGCTGA
- a CDS encoding AMP-binding protein yields the protein MSAVVDSSLVASGQDGAPRECARFAFVAGDPAAALAFGRDGAIDRARFQAEVRALAASLPAACHAVNLCEDRYRFLVALCAVALRGQTNLLPSSRAPAVIDDVLGRYPDSYCIGDLALDPLPPRYLRLPDELMRAESERPLDADVSALLAIGFTSGSTGQPKPNPKSWDAFRTSTAQNLAALHDLLRADGITCLVATVPPQHMYGMEMSVLLPLLGPVAVHAGRPFFPDDVARALADAPTPPLLVTTPVHLRALVESGVELPALAGIVSATAPLSLELAAAAEARYRCEVREVFGSTETCVFARRRTARETAWTPLPGVRVCPQPDGTAVHAPHLPEPVVLADLMEVDADGRFELRGRSADLLEIAGKRASLGDLTRKLLAIDGVRDGVVFQLDTADAFGVRRIAALVVAPELDEAAILHALRQSIDPVFLPRPLRRVAALPRNETGKLPRQALVAMLHAAG from the coding sequence ATGTCAGCGGTCGTCGATTCCAGTCTCGTTGCGTCCGGCCAGGACGGCGCGCCGCGCGAGTGCGCGCGCTTCGCCTTCGTCGCCGGCGATCCGGCCGCCGCGCTCGCCTTCGGCCGCGACGGCGCGATCGACCGCGCCCGCTTCCAGGCCGAAGTGCGCGCCCTGGCCGCGAGCTTGCCGGCGGCGTGCCACGCGGTGAACCTGTGCGAGGACCGTTACCGTTTCCTGGTCGCGCTGTGCGCGGTGGCGCTGCGCGGCCAGACCAATCTGCTGCCGTCCTCGCGCGCGCCGGCGGTGATCGACGACGTGCTCGGTCGCTATCCCGACAGTTATTGCATCGGCGACCTCGCCCTGGACCCGTTGCCGCCGCGCTACCTGCGCCTGCCGGATGAGTTGATGCGGGCCGAATCCGAGCGACCGCTCGACGCCGACGTCTCGGCCTTGCTGGCGATCGGTTTCACTTCCGGCAGCACCGGCCAGCCCAAGCCCAACCCCAAGAGCTGGGACGCGTTCCGCACCAGCACCGCGCAGAACCTCGCCGCGCTGCACGACCTGCTGCGCGCGGACGGCATCACCTGCCTGGTCGCGACCGTGCCGCCGCAGCACATGTACGGCATGGAAATGTCAGTGTTGCTGCCGCTGCTCGGGCCGGTCGCGGTGCACGCCGGCCGGCCGTTCTTTCCCGACGACGTCGCCCGCGCGCTGGCCGACGCGCCGACGCCGCCGTTGCTGGTGACCACGCCGGTGCATCTGCGCGCGCTGGTCGAATCCGGAGTCGAGTTGCCGGCGCTGGCCGGCATCGTCTCGGCCACCGCGCCGTTGTCGCTGGAACTGGCCGCCGCCGCCGAAGCGCGGTACCGCTGCGAAGTGCGCGAGGTGTTCGGCTCCACCGAGACCTGCGTGTTCGCGCGCCGCCGCACCGCGCGCGAAACCGCCTGGACGCCGTTGCCCGGCGTGCGCGTGTGCCCGCAGCCCGACGGCACCGCGGTGCATGCGCCGCATCTGCCCGAGCCGGTGGTGCTGGCCGATCTGATGGAAGTCGACGCCGACGGCCGCTTCGAATTGCGCGGCCGCAGCGCGGACCTGCTGGAGATCGCCGGCAAGCGCGCCTCGCTCGGCGATCTGACCCGCAAGCTGCTGGCGATCGACGGCGTGCGCGACGGCGTGGTGTTCCAGCTCGACACCGCCGACGCGTTCGGCGTGCGCCGCATCGCCGCGCTGGTGGTCGCGCCCGAACTGGACGAGGCGGCGATCCTGCACGCGCTGCGGCAGAGCATCGATCCGGTGTTCCTGCCGCGTCCGCTGCGCCGGGTCGCGGCGCTGCCGCGCAACGAGACCGGCAAGCTGCCGCGGCAGGCGTTGGTCGCGATGCTGCACGCGGCCGGTTAA
- a CDS encoding 4'-phosphopantetheinyl transferase superfamily protein → MSVPTPADVHAEAGPHAVRWTWLAHRHGHPAEPEARAWLAGQLGDPGLSLNRDERQRPHLNPPHQGYDCNWSHSGERLLVALARQARIGVDLERLHRRPRALEVAARFFSETEAGWLRGHPDLDRAFLRLWCAKEAVLKAHGHGLSFGLEKLRFEDGADGLRLVECDPALGLPQDWTLREIEPAPGYLGALAWRPRPA, encoded by the coding sequence ATGTCCGTTCCTACCCCCGCCGACGTCCATGCCGAAGCCGGTCCGCATGCGGTGCGCTGGACCTGGCTGGCGCATCGCCACGGCCATCCGGCCGAGCCCGAGGCGCGGGCCTGGCTGGCCGGGCAACTGGGCGACCCGGGGCTGTCGCTGAACCGGGACGAACGCCAGCGGCCGCACCTGAACCCGCCCCATCAGGGCTACGACTGCAACTGGAGCCACAGCGGCGAGCGCCTGCTGGTGGCGCTGGCGCGGCAGGCGCGGATCGGCGTCGACCTGGAGCGGCTGCATCGCCGGCCGCGCGCGCTGGAGGTCGCGGCGCGCTTCTTCAGCGAAACCGAAGCCGGCTGGCTGCGCGGCCATCCCGACCTCGACCGCGCCTTCCTGCGCCTGTGGTGCGCCAAGGAGGCGGTGCTCAAGGCCCACGGCCACGGCCTGTCGTTCGGGCTGGAGAAGCTGCGTTTCGAGGACGGCGCCGACGGACTGCGCCTGGTCGAATGCGACCCGGCCCTGGGCCTGCCGCAGGACTGGACCCTGCGCGAGATCGAGCCCGCACCGGGCTACCTGGGCGCGCTGGCCTGGCGCCCGCGCCCGGCCTGA
- the rsmG gene encoding 16S rRNA (guanine(527)-N(7))-methyltransferase RsmG gives MTTPTPLPPGLRSELEAGLSALGLDPALSAPLLDYLALLARWNRTYNLTAVRDPQEMVAKHLLDSLAMHAYVDPLARRGGALADLGTGPGLPGIPLSIVKPGLRVTLVESNGKKARFMREALRQLGLKDARVAESRIEAFAEPGCYDAITARALATLPLILELGGHLLKPGGVLLAMKGVRPDEEIAALPPAWEVRAVEPMRVPGLEAERHMVVIGRRGEAAEAASAAANPESRPGA, from the coding sequence ATGACGACCCCCACCCCTCTGCCGCCCGGGCTACGCAGCGAGCTCGAAGCCGGCCTGTCCGCGCTCGGCCTGGATCCGGCCCTGTCCGCGCCGCTGCTCGACTACCTGGCCCTGCTGGCTCGCTGGAACCGCACCTACAACCTGACCGCGGTCCGCGACCCGCAGGAAATGGTCGCCAAGCACCTGCTCGATTCGCTGGCCATGCACGCCTACGTCGACCCGCTGGCGCGCCGCGGCGGCGCCCTGGCCGACCTCGGCACCGGCCCGGGCCTGCCCGGCATCCCGCTGTCCATCGTCAAGCCCGGCCTGCGCGTGACCCTGGTCGAAAGCAACGGCAAGAAAGCCCGGTTCATGCGCGAAGCCTTGCGCCAGCTGGGGCTGAAGGACGCGCGCGTGGCCGAGTCGCGGATCGAGGCCTTCGCCGAGCCCGGCTGCTACGACGCGATCACCGCCCGCGCCCTGGCGACCCTGCCGCTGATCCTCGAACTGGGCGGGCACCTGCTCAAGCCCGGCGGAGTGTTGCTGGCGATGAAGGGCGTGCGCCCGGACGAGGAAATCGCCGCCCTGCCGCCGGCCTGGGAAGTCCGCGCGGTCGAGCCGATGCGGGTGCCCGGCCTGGAGGCCGAGCGCCATATGGTGGTGATCGGCCGCCGCGGCGAGGCCGCCGAAGCCGCCTCGGCGGCCGCGAACCCCGAATCCCGCCCTGGGGCATAA